From the genome of Podospora bellae-mahoneyi strain CBS 112042 chromosome 2, whole genome shotgun sequence:
AGCACAGTCACCTCCTGTCCCAAGCCACAACTCATCATGACAACTCATAGACAGGCAAGTTGGCGGCGTGGGTTGGAGTTGCCGCCCGCCAATGAGAGCTGCTCTGGCAGCCACGAATTTCCTAGCAACAAGCGAGCGGCCATGCAACCCAAACAGCTTTTTGTCGACCTCTTCGACGTGCTTTCGGTGCCTGCATATCTTCATAGCGATGACATGACATGTGTTTGATCAACAGTTCCTGACGCCATCCTGCCCCTCGACGTCGGTGTGCCCATCCCGTGGATTTTCCCGTTGCTTGTCGGGCGGCTCCCGTGGGACAGGGAACGGGGAAATCCTTCCCACCCGCGAAGCTTCTTTAAACTTCAAATACCCCTGAATAAAACCGCCAAGACACTACACATTCATCATGGAGCCGGTAACTGGCCTACTGTTCCGCTACCGAGATTGGCAGCagctcaaccacccccacagGGCTGATGATCAAACGCCAGGCCAACAAATTCTCATCGCGTCGAATGCTTTTCGTCTTTTTCACGCAAACATCTAGATGGAAAAGACCAGCACGATGGCGCCACACCGACTGACCAGCGCTCTCCTGGCATCATTGTTGGCCACAATCCTAACCGCCGGGACAACGGACGCTGCCCTTCTCGACGTTCCTTCACCAAAGAACTATGTCAGACGGGCCCTCGCCCGCGCTACCGTACTAAACAATCACGTTTACATTGAAGGCGGCCAAATCACTCAGTACGAGGACGGCTTCAGCTCCATTCGCGGCCGAGTGGAGAACCAGGTCAACTCCACCCTCTCAATTCCCCTGAACGAATCGTGGAAGTCTGAATCAGTCACCATCAAAGCAACCCCGAAACCTTTTGAAAGTTTGGCTAGAAACAGATGGTACTTGTGGACCGATACAAAGAATGGGGTATTCTATGCTTGGGGTGGATACTGGCCGTTTGGGCTCGAGATGGTGACGGATGAAGTCTACAAGTTCACCGCTGacagccgaggaggaggtgaatgGGGCGTGGAAACGCTTCCTAATGGGGTGCGCTTGGATCAAATCAGCCCGGGCGAAGCTGGGGCTgtcaccagcaccggcacAATGGGAATCGTCATTGGCGGACAAGCCACTCCTTGGACGCAGTTGGGAAGGGATAACACTCGCCAGCTGTCTGGGATGATAACTTTCGACTTTGAAAGCAAGGCGCTCATGAATGGTACTCAAAAGTTCAGTCCATTTGGGGACACGCCAGTTGTCGGAGCGTCTGCCGAGTTTAtttctggggttggggagaatgGGATTGTCGTAGTCATGGGAGGACACGTCGGACGAACTGACAAGGAGGTACCACTTGGGGAGATGGACTTTTTCGACATGAGAAATGTCACATTTTTCGATCCCGTGACGAAAGAAACCTGGTCCCAAGTTACCACTGGAGATATTCCTCCTTCACCGAGAATCGGATTTTGCACAGCAGCATTCAGCAGCAAGGAAGGGGGCCACGAGATGTAAGTTGCATGATAGCTCTCCTGAATAAATGTATTCGAATTGCTGACCAGACAGTTTCATCTTTGGTGGCTCAAATGAGCGGGACTACTTGGTGTACGAAGACGCTTACATTCTCAGCCTGCCCGGATTTGTCTGGACAAaactcccaacaccaccaggcGGCCGGAGAGCTTACCACACATGCGTCGCCGTCGGCAACCGAC
Proteins encoded in this window:
- a CDS encoding hypothetical protein (COG:S; EggNog:ENOG503P2IF), whose translation is MEKTSTMAPHRLTSALLASLLATILTAGTTDAALLDVPSPKNYVRRALARATVLNNHVYIEGGQITQYEDGFSSIRGRVENQVNSTLSIPLNESWKSESVTIKATPKPFESLARNRWYLWTDTKNGVFYAWGGYWPFGLEMVTDEVYKFTADSRGGGEWGVETLPNGVRLDQISPGEAGAVTSTGTMGIVIGGQATPWTQLGRDNTRQLSGMITFDFESKALMNGTQKFSPFGDTPVVGASAEFISGVGENGIVVVMGGHVGRTDKEVPLGEMDFFDMRNVTFFDPVTKETWSQVTTGDIPPSPRIGFCTAAFSSKEGGHEIFIFGGSNERDYLVYEDAYILSLPGFVWTKLPTPPGGRRAYHTCVAVGNRQVLSVGGRGREDEIQIRDPIPQGLLLFDMTAIEWKLEYDSNAAAYVSANAIKDWYEKRTSSDVQWSSEGVEQLFATSAKALFTSGDSPDSQSGSNTDSPSGPTTTTMPDMSAPAGLSTGAMVGIILAAVICLAAIIGSWLFWRRRRAGRHDALTETDDLGELGVYGAVDRKELASKSHVREMPSDAQVEELPTKFQDTKVPVAHYHEVDGGHDYAELPTYHRPRPRASQNTLPPVELDAGYTERELM